Within the Streptomyces sp. R41 genome, the region TCAAGGGCAGCCTGGCCACCGCCTCGTCGTCGGGTGTGAAGAAATCGAAAAAGTGCGCCACCGACGGGAAGGCCACCGTCTTCTCCTTCAAGGACCCTTCGGGCGACATCGTGTCGTGGGAGTTCTTCGGCGCCAAGGGGGTGTCCGAGGAGGTACCGGACGCGACGGTCCGGAAAATCGTCGCCACCGTACGGCTCTACAAGGTCCCGTCTGACTCCTGACCGGTACATGCCTGACGAATCGCGGTGACCGAAACGTGTCACAGGCGGCACTAGGGTTACTGCCCATGTGGCCAGGAGAGCAGCCGCCCGGGGGCGAGCAGAACCCGCAGGACCAGAACCCGTATCAGCAGCCGGGGTACCAGCAGCCGAATCCGTACCAGCAGCCCGGATATCAGCAGACCGGTTATCAGCAGCCGGGGTACCAGCAGCCCAACGTGTACGGGCAACAGCCCGCGCAGGGGCAGTGGGGCACTCCCTCTCCCGCGGGGGCGCCCGAACCCCCGAGCGGCGGCGGGAACCGGACGAAGGTCATCGCGATCGTGGCGGCCACGGCCGTGGTCGTGGCCGCCGGTGTGACCGGCTTCCTCGTCCTCGGCGGCGACAAGGACGACAAGGCCGACGGTGGCAAGGACTCGAAGCCGTCGGTCAGCCCCTCGCACGACCCGAGCGCGTCGGCCTCGGACGACAACCCGCGGGGCGGCGACGAGGAGAAGCCGACCATCGCCGGCTGGAAGGTCGTCGTCAATCCCAAGTGGGGCACCGCCTTCGACGTGCCCGCGGACTGGGAGGTCGAGTCGCCGGGCACGTCGATCGGCTTCGAGAAGCACAACGCCAAGGCGGGCGACAAGCCCATCATCGTGATGTCGGCGCCCGCGTACTTCAAGTCCAAGTGGTGCTCGTCCGACGACGACAAGGACGGCCGTACGGATGACACCGCCCTCGGCGCCGCGGGCACCAAGGGCGCGAGCGGTGCCAAGAACACCGACGAGGTCGCCGTGAACCAGGTGCCCTGGTGGGTCTACGGCGGATACACGCAGCCGGACAAGAAGAGCATCACCTTCGACAAGAAGGCCAAGCCGTACACGACGAAGTCGGGCGTCGAGGGCAGCATCGCCTGGGCCAGGTCCAAGAACACGCCCCAGAAGGGGAAGTGCGCGAGCGACGGCAAGGCCATCACGTTCGGGTTCAAGAACTCCGCGGGCGACTACGTGGCGTGGAACCTCTACGGAGCCACCGGCGTGGATCAAGAGATCCCCGACGCCACCATCCTGAAGATCCTCAGCACCGTACGGCTGCACGGCGATCCGACGGAGTCCTGAGCCGACGTCCTGAGCCAACTGCCCGGGTGCCCGGCCCTTTTGCGGACCGCCGTGGCACTCGGGTCCCGGGCCCCTCTATCGTTACCGGCCATGTGGCCAGGACAGCAGCCGCCCGGGGGCGAGCAGAACCCGCAGGACCAGAACCCGTATCAGCAGCCGGGGTACCAGCAGCCGAATCCGTACCAGCAGCCCGGATTTCAGCAGACCGGCGCCCAGCAGTCGGGATATCAGCAGCCCAACCCGTACGGGCAGCAGCAGTGGGGGGCTCCGCCAGAGCCCCTCGGCGCGCCGCAAGTCCCTGGGGGCGGCGGTGGCGGAAACAAGACCAGGATCACGGCGATCGTCGCGGCCTCGGCCGTCGTGATCGCGGCCGGGGTCACCGGCTTCCTCGTCCTGGGCGGCGGCAAGGACGACAACGCGGGCGGCGACCCGTCCAAGTCCCCCAAGGCGTCCGCCTCCACGTCGCCGAGCGCGAGCGGCGGTGACGACAACCCGCGGGGCGGCGACGAGGAGAAGGCGACGATCGCGGGCTGGAAGGTCGTGGTGAACCCGAAGTGGGGCACCGCCTTCGACGTGCCCGCGGACTGGGAGGTCAAGACTCCCGGGACCTTCATCGGCTTCGAGGACGAGAAGAAGGGCGACGGCTCCTCACTGATCGGCATGTCCGCGCCCGCCTTCCTCAAGGAAAAATGGTGCACGTCCGACGACAACAAGGACGGGTACGAGAACGACACGGCGCTGGCCGCCGCGGGCACCAAGGGTCAGAGCGGCGCCAAGAACACCGACGACCCCGCGCGCAACGACGCGGCGTGGTGGGTCTTCGGCGGCTACACCGACCAGAAGGACGCCTCCAAGAAGCTGCTCACCATCGGCAAGCCCAAGCCGTACACGACGACGTCGGGCGTCAAGGGCAGTGTCGCGACGACGTACTCGACCGGTGTCCCCAAGAAGGGCAAGTGCGACTCCGACGGCAAGGCGACCACGTTCGCCTTCAAGAACTCGGCGGGCGACATCGTCTCCTGGACGTTCTACGGCGCCAAGGGCGTGTCCGAGGAGGTCTCGGACACGACCGTGCAGAAGATCCTCAGCACGGTACGCCTGCACGGTGATCCGACGGCGTCCTGAGCCGCGCACCGCAGCTCAGGTGGCTCCTGGGCTGTGCCCGGTACTCATGCACATGGTTTGGCAAGTCGAGGCTCGGGCGGCGATAGTCGCCCGGTGACCTCTGCCGCCGACTCCCCCCGACGCCCGCGCCGCCCTTCCTGGGCGGGCCGGAACTACACCCTGCTGACCGCCGCCGCGGTCGTCACCAACCTGGGCAGCCAGGGCGCGCTGATCGCCGCGGCGTTCGCGGTGCTGGACGCGGGCGGCGAGGGGGGCGACGTCGGCCTGGTCGCGGCGGCGCGGACGCTGCCGCTGGTGCTCTTCCTGCTCATCGGCGGCGCGGTCGCGGACCGGCTGCCGCGGCATCGTGTGATGGTCGCGGCCAATGCCCTCAACTGCGTGTCACAGGCGGTGTTCGCGGCCCTGGTCATCGCCGGTCAGGCGCAGCTGTGGCAGATGATGCTGCTGTCCGCGCTCGGCGGCACGGGACAGGCGTTCTTCAACCCGGCGGCCGAGGGCATGCTGATGTCCTCGGTCGGCGGCGAACAGGCGAGCCGCGCCTTCGCGATGTTCCGCATGGCGATGCAGGGGGCGGGCCTCGGCGGCGCGGCCCTCGGCGGGGCGCTGGTGGCCGTGATGGGGCCCGGCTGGGTTCTCGCCGTGGACGCGGTGGCGTTCGCGGTCGCCGGGGCGCTGCGTTCGTTCCTCGACGTCGGCCACATTCCGCCGCGCGAGCCCGGCGGCGGCCTGCTCGCCGATCTGCGCGACGGCTGGCGCGAGTTCATCGGGCGGCCCTGGCTGTGGACGATCGTCGCGCAGTTCTCCGTCGTGGTCGCGGTCGTCGGCGCCGCCGACGCCGTCTACGGTCCGCTGGTCGCCCGCGACAGCCTCGGCGGGCCGGGGCCATGGGGGCTGGCCCTCGGCGCGTTCGGCGCCGGAACCGTCGGTGGCGCGCTGCTGATGACCCGCTGGAAGCCGCGCCGCCTCCTGCTCGCCGGCACCCTCTGCGTCTTCCCACTCGCCGCCCCGGCAGCCGCCCTCGCGGTGCCGGTACCGGTGGGTCCGCTGTGCGCCGTGATGTTCGTCAGCGGCCTGGCGATCGAGGTGTTCGGGGTTTCGTGGATGACCGCGCTCCATCAGGAAATCCCCGAGGACAAGCTCTCGCGTGTCTCGGCCTACGACTGGTTCGGCTCGATCGCGATGGTGCCGCTCGCCACGGCTCTGGCGGGTCCGGCGGAGCAGGCCTTCGGTCGTACGACCGCGCTGTGGGGCTGCGCGACGCTGGTCGTGGTGGTCACGGCGGCGGTGCTGTGCGTGCCGGACGTTCGGAATCTGACGCGGCGGACCAAGCCGGTGGCTCAGGGGACGCCGGTGCTGGAGGTCGTGAATGGATCAGCCGATGCTGAAGGCTCCGTCGGGCGGCTCGGGTGAAGGCACCGCGTTCTCGTCGCGTACGGGTTCGGTGGCGCCGATGAACTCCCGCAGCGCGGGGCCGTGTTCGACACGTGCGGGGAAGGCGTCGGAGGCGGTGCGGCGGGCGAGGGTGGCCGTGTCGAGCGGGCGGTGGGACGCCACGAGCACCGCGTTGCCGAAGCGGCGGCCGCGCAGGACGCCCGGTTCGGCGATGAGGGCCAGCTCCTCGAACACCGTCGAGAACGTGGCGAGTTGGGAGCAGAGGAAGGCGAAGGGCGCCGCGTCGGCGAGGTTGGCGAGGTAGACGCCGTCGGCGCGCAGCACCCGCTCGGCGGCGCGCGCGTACGCGGTGGAGGTCAAGTGCGCCGGTACCCGTGAGCCGCCGAAGACGTCCGCGATCACGATGTCGGCGGAGTCCGGCGGGGCCGCTTCGAGCCAGGCACGGGCGTCCGCGCCGTGCAGGGCGATGCCCACGTCGTCGGGCACGGGCAGATGCTCGCCGATCAGGGACAGCAGACCGCGGTCGGCCTCCACCACGTCCTGCCGCGAACCCGGCCGGGTCGCGGCGACGTAGCGGGGCAGGGTGAGCGCCCCTCCGCCGAGGTGCAGCACGTCCAGGGCGGCCCCCGGTTCCACCACCGTGTCCAGCACATGCCCGAGCCGTCGCGCGTACTCGAACTCCAGATGCGTCGGCGCGTCCAGATCGACGTACGACTGGGGCGCCCCGTCCACCGTCAGCAGCCACGCCCGCTTCCGGTCGACGTCCGGCATCAGCTTGGCGGTCCCGTGATCCACGGCCCGTGTCACGGGTATCGGCTCGTCCACGGGTCCATTGTGCCGTCATACCTCCCGGGGCGGCTGGGCCCTCGCCCCCGTCCCAGCGACGACCCCCGTTTCAGCCCTGCCACACCTCGGCGGCTTCCGCCGCGTGTATCGCGGCCTGTTTCCGCCCGGCGCGGGCCGCGGCCGCCCTGACCGAGGGGTCCAGCGGGTTGCGTCCGAAGGACTGCTTGGCGGTGCGGTCCGGTGTGATGACCGCGACCCGGGCACCGTCCTCGGTGAGCCTGCGGCCCTGCTCGGCGGCTGAGAGGAGGGGGCCGCCGCCGGACGCGATGGGGGCGAGGACGACCACGCGCTCGTATCCGGCGGCGAGGTGCGCGTTGGCCGGGGAGTGGACACCACCGTCGGTCCAGCGGCGGCCCTCGATGGTGACCGGCGGCCAGACACCCGGCACGGCGCAGCTCGCGGCCATGGCGTCCACGAGGGGGACACCACTGTCCCTGTCGAAGACCCGCAGCTCCCCGGTCGCCGTGTCGACGGCGGGCATCCGCAGTGGGCGGTCGGGCCACTCGGGCGAGACGAGCCGGCTCTCGATCGCCGCGCGGCGCTTGG harbors:
- a CDS encoding MFS transporter, producing the protein MTSAADSPRRPRRPSWAGRNYTLLTAAAVVTNLGSQGALIAAAFAVLDAGGEGGDVGLVAAARTLPLVLFLLIGGAVADRLPRHRVMVAANALNCVSQAVFAALVIAGQAQLWQMMLLSALGGTGQAFFNPAAEGMLMSSVGGEQASRAFAMFRMAMQGAGLGGAALGGALVAVMGPGWVLAVDAVAFAVAGALRSFLDVGHIPPREPGGGLLADLRDGWREFIGRPWLWTIVAQFSVVVAVVGAADAVYGPLVARDSLGGPGPWGLALGAFGAGTVGGALLMTRWKPRRLLLAGTLCVFPLAAPAAALAVPVPVGPLCAVMFVSGLAIEVFGVSWMTALHQEIPEDKLSRVSAYDWFGSIAMVPLATALAGPAEQAFGRTTALWGCATLVVVVTAAVLCVPDVRNLTRRTKPVAQGTPVLEVVNGSADAEGSVGRLG
- a CDS encoding spermidine synthase encodes the protein MDEPIPVTRAVDHGTAKLMPDVDRKRAWLLTVDGAPQSYVDLDAPTHLEFEYARRLGHVLDTVVEPGAALDVLHLGGGALTLPRYVAATRPGSRQDVVEADRGLLSLIGEHLPVPDDVGIALHGADARAWLEAAPPDSADIVIADVFGGSRVPAHLTSTAYARAAERVLRADGVYLANLADAAPFAFLCSQLATFSTVFEELALIAEPGVLRGRRFGNAVLVASHRPLDTATLARRTASDAFPARVEHGPALREFIGATEPVRDENAVPSPEPPDGAFSIG
- a CDS encoding patatin-like phospholipase family protein, encoding MAGKALVLGGGGSSGIGWLSGMLYGLGESGVDLSDADVVIGTSAGSTVGAQLTSGKLTLEELYERQLAAPTSEIAGRLGTAKILHFAWATLTSRTPEAYGRKIGRMALGADTPSEAKRRAAIESRLVSPEWPDRPLRMPAVDTATGELRVFDRDSGVPLVDAMAASCAVPGVWPPVTIEGRRWTDGGVHSPANAHLAAGYERVVVLAPIASGGGPLLSAAEQGRRLTEDGARVAVITPDRTAKQSFGRNPLDPSVRAAAARAGRKQAAIHAAEAAEVWQG